The Nocardioides salarius genome includes a region encoding these proteins:
- the groES gene encoding co-chaperone GroES, with the protein MSINIKPLEDRIVVKTLEAEQTTASGLVIPDTAKEKPQEGEVVAVGPGRFNEDGDERVPMDISVGDKVIYSKYGGTEVKYGGEELLILSARDVLAIVN; encoded by the coding sequence GTGTCGATCAACATCAAGCCCCTCGAGGACCGCATCGTCGTGAAGACGCTCGAGGCGGAGCAGACCACCGCCTCGGGTCTCGTCATCCCCGACACGGCCAAGGAGAAGCCCCAGGAGGGCGAGGTCGTGGCCGTGGGCCCGGGCCGCTTCAACGAGGACGGCGACGAGCGCGTCCCGATGGACATCTCCGTGGGCGACAAGGTCATCTACAGCAAGTACGGCGGCACCGAGGTCAAGTACGGCGGCGAGGAGCTGCTGATCCTCTCGGCGCGCGACGTCCTCGCGATCGTCAACTGA